From one Streptomyces sp. R41 genomic stretch:
- a CDS encoding MbtH family protein → MADEQTDDRVYRVVLNDEEQYSLWAADRDLPAGWHAEGTEGTRQECLDRIEEVWTDLRPASLRRRMEQATA, encoded by the coding sequence ATGGCTGACGAGCAGACCGACGACCGCGTGTACCGGGTGGTGCTCAACGACGAGGAGCAGTACTCCCTCTGGGCCGCGGACCGGGACCTGCCCGCGGGCTGGCACGCGGAAGGCACCGAGGGGACCCGGCAGGAGTGCCTGGACCGCATCGAGGAGGTCTGGACGGACCTGCGCCCGGCGAGCCTGCGCCGCCGTATGGAGCAGGCCACCGCGTAA
- a CDS encoding ABC transporter ATP-binding protein — protein sequence MDDAVRLESLTKTYGSGSGAVSALREVDLSFPRGSFTAVMGPSGSGKSTLLQCAAGLDRPTSGRVFIDGTDIGGLNETQLTEFRRESTGFVFQAFNLLPSLTAAQNVGLPLRLAGRKPGRQTVLRALAQVGLEDQAGKRPSQLSGGQQQRVAVARALVTRPAVLFADEPTGALDITTGRELLEVLRKLVGSPVTGGQGADDPELDEPTTIVMVTHDPNVAAYADRVVFLADGALVGELTTPTAEAVAARMTDLAVS from the coding sequence ATGGATGACGCAGTGCGGCTGGAGTCGCTCACCAAGACCTATGGCTCGGGCAGTGGCGCGGTCAGCGCGCTGCGCGAGGTCGACCTGTCCTTCCCCCGCGGCAGCTTCACGGCCGTGATGGGACCCTCGGGATCCGGCAAGTCCACGCTGCTGCAGTGTGCCGCCGGACTCGACCGGCCCACGTCCGGGCGGGTGTTCATCGACGGCACCGACATAGGCGGCCTGAACGAGACCCAACTGACCGAGTTTCGCAGGGAGTCCACCGGATTCGTCTTCCAGGCGTTCAACCTGCTGCCCTCCCTGACCGCCGCACAGAACGTCGGGCTGCCGCTGCGGCTGGCCGGCCGCAAGCCCGGTCGGCAGACCGTGCTGCGGGCGCTCGCCCAGGTCGGCCTCGAGGACCAGGCCGGCAAGCGGCCGAGCCAGCTCTCCGGCGGTCAGCAGCAGCGGGTGGCGGTGGCCCGCGCGCTCGTCACGCGTCCCGCCGTACTCTTCGCCGACGAGCCCACCGGCGCGCTCGACATCACCACCGGCCGCGAACTGCTCGAAGTGCTGCGGAAGTTGGTGGGCAGCCCGGTGACAGGCGGCCAGGGCGCCGACGATCCCGAGCTCGACGAGCCCACCACCATCGTGATGGTCACGCACGACCCGAACGTCGCCGCGTACGCGGACCGCGTGGTGTTCCTCGCCGACGGCGCGCTGGTCGGCGAGCTGACCACGCCGACAGCCGAGGCGGTCGCCGCTCGCATGACCGATCTGGCGGTGTCGTAG
- a CDS encoding FtsX-like permease family protein produces MLGIALQTLRARWVSFLGTIVALVLGVAQVAAMGVLLMTMLDLPDRPPERFAQASAVVLPTDPDWDPAHHDLGVRSLPEAEGVSQDLLNRVSATGETVVDRAFYAQLHDGPKNQVGHPWAVARFGGYKLTSGQQPSGDREIVVPSDQAHTGEKVTVMTAAGVATYTVSGTVAPVDWENAVFFGDAEAARISPRIQALVALGPIDQVRGAVGKGAEVLTGDDRHKADASEAEDRETLDNTITLVPVMASVAGTTSVFVVASTFAFAVIQRRREVALLRTVGATPKQVRRMVRGEALLVGTLASALGTALGLYGAQLLTDMLIDLDISPPWFRVTPSLHWTVTAPLAGAFLVGVLVALCGAAAAAHRAGRVRPVEALREAAVDDSGMTPGRLLIGALGVGGGVGLAAWIAVGKPATILSPNTYVTELLVPVLAAAVIAPLAIGPLARLLMWPFRNSAGPTAMLVRESVLTSRRRTAATAAPILLTVGLALSLLAATDSLGAARDHGLRNQVASEYALAPDGTPGISPEVVDRVQKIDGVQIAAPLLTTVYTRDEDRYDENDGMVVDTSALKRTMDLSITQGSLDKLDDNSIAAPDLWGWDAGTTQKILLGDGEEATLKVAAVYKAMRGEDVAYLPERFAPSAAYARDGLARRAYITLDPGTDKAAATAAIAKAVQGTGARFLTRDELVASESAYARHLIEVRQRSTAVIVVLFCFIAILNTLLMATSDRRRDLAVLRLAGATPKQVVRFFVAESLLVAGIGIVLALLASAVNIAALWAALLQLFGTTPIVAPWLVVVGIAAVSTVLAVIGTVLPVSAALRSRIVQLVGARE; encoded by the coding sequence GTGCTCGGCATCGCCTTGCAGACCCTCCGGGCGCGCTGGGTGTCGTTCCTCGGCACCATCGTGGCGCTCGTGCTCGGAGTCGCGCAGGTCGCCGCGATGGGCGTCCTGCTGATGACGATGCTCGATCTGCCCGACCGCCCGCCCGAGCGGTTCGCCCAGGCCTCGGCCGTGGTGCTGCCGACCGACCCCGACTGGGACCCCGCCCACCACGACCTCGGCGTCCGCTCGCTGCCCGAGGCCGAGGGTGTGTCGCAGGACCTGCTGAACCGGGTCTCGGCCACCGGAGAGACCGTCGTCGACCGGGCCTTCTACGCCCAGCTCCACGACGGCCCGAAGAACCAGGTCGGCCACCCCTGGGCGGTCGCGCGCTTCGGTGGCTACAAGCTGACGAGCGGTCAACAGCCCTCCGGGGACCGGGAGATCGTCGTCCCCTCCGACCAGGCGCACACCGGCGAGAAGGTCACCGTGATGACCGCCGCCGGAGTCGCCACGTACACGGTGTCCGGCACGGTCGCCCCGGTCGACTGGGAGAACGCGGTGTTCTTCGGCGACGCCGAGGCCGCCCGTATCTCCCCGCGCATCCAGGCCCTGGTGGCGCTCGGCCCGATCGACCAGGTGCGCGGCGCCGTCGGCAAGGGCGCCGAGGTCCTCACCGGCGACGACCGGCACAAGGCCGACGCCAGCGAGGCCGAGGACCGGGAGACCCTCGACAACACCATCACGCTGGTCCCGGTGATGGCGTCCGTCGCGGGCACCACCTCCGTCTTCGTCGTGGCGTCCACCTTCGCCTTCGCCGTCATCCAGCGACGCCGCGAGGTCGCCCTGCTGCGCACCGTCGGCGCCACTCCCAAGCAGGTCCGCCGCATGGTCCGCGGCGAGGCCCTGCTCGTGGGCACCCTGGCCTCAGCGCTCGGTACGGCTCTCGGCCTGTACGGGGCGCAGTTGCTCACCGACATGCTCATCGACCTCGACATCTCGCCGCCCTGGTTCCGCGTCACGCCCTCACTGCACTGGACGGTGACCGCCCCGCTGGCCGGCGCGTTCCTCGTCGGTGTGCTGGTGGCGCTGTGCGGAGCGGCCGCCGCCGCGCACCGCGCCGGACGGGTACGGCCCGTCGAGGCACTGCGCGAGGCCGCGGTCGACGACTCCGGTATGACGCCGGGCCGCCTGCTGATCGGCGCCCTCGGCGTCGGCGGCGGCGTGGGACTCGCCGCGTGGATCGCGGTCGGCAAACCGGCCACGATCCTCTCGCCCAACACCTACGTCACCGAACTGCTGGTCCCGGTGCTGGCCGCCGCCGTCATCGCCCCTCTCGCCATCGGCCCGCTGGCCCGCCTGCTGATGTGGCCCTTCCGCAACTCCGCCGGGCCCACCGCGATGCTCGTCCGCGAGAGCGTGCTCACCTCACGCAGGCGCACCGCCGCCACCGCGGCACCCATCCTGCTCACCGTGGGCCTCGCCCTGTCCCTGCTCGCCGCCACCGACTCGCTCGGCGCGGCCCGCGACCACGGACTGCGCAACCAGGTCGCCTCCGAGTACGCGCTCGCCCCCGACGGCACCCCGGGCATCAGCCCCGAAGTCGTCGACCGGGTCCAGAAGATCGACGGCGTGCAGATCGCGGCGCCCCTCCTCACCACCGTCTACACCCGTGACGAGGACCGCTACGACGAGAACGACGGCATGGTCGTGGACACCTCCGCGCTCAAGCGGACCATGGACCTCAGCATCACCCAGGGCTCCCTCGACAAACTCGACGACAACAGCATCGCCGCCCCCGACCTGTGGGGCTGGGACGCCGGCACCACGCAGAAGATCCTGCTCGGCGACGGCGAGGAAGCCACACTGAAGGTCGCGGCGGTCTACAAGGCCATGCGCGGCGAGGACGTCGCGTACCTTCCGGAACGCTTCGCCCCGTCCGCCGCCTACGCCCGCGACGGCCTCGCCCGCCGCGCCTACATCACCCTCGATCCCGGTACGGACAAAGCAGCCGCCACCGCGGCCATCGCGAAGGCCGTCCAGGGCACGGGGGCGCGCTTCCTGACCCGCGACGAGCTGGTCGCCTCGGAGAGCGCGTACGCCCGTCACCTGATCGAAGTGCGGCAGCGCTCCACCGCCGTGATCGTCGTGCTGTTCTGCTTCATCGCGATCCTCAACACCCTGCTCATGGCGACCTCCGACCGGCGCCGCGACCTGGCCGTGCTCCGTCTGGCGGGGGCCACCCCCAAGCAGGTCGTACGGTTCTTCGTCGCCGAATCGCTGCTGGTGGCCGGCATCGGCATCGTCCTCGCCCTGCTCGCGTCCGCGGTGAACATCGCGGCCCTGTGGGCGGCACTGCTCCAGCTCTTCGGTACGACCCCGATCGTGGCGCCCTGGCTCGTGGTCGTCGGCATCGCCGCCGTCTCCACGGTGCTCGCCGTCATCGGCACGGTGCTCCCGGTATCGGCGGCGCTGCGCTCCCGGATCGTCCAACTGGTCGGCGCCCGCGAATGA